The proteins below come from a single Mesobacillus jeotgali genomic window:
- the dndD gene encoding DNA sulfur modification protein DndD produces MLIKKLIFDSYKTYYGHQEIDLYIPKDVREQEGKNIILLGGLNGAGKTTILKAILYVLFGKRGLSDTEYKRLFSNVINNTFFSEGGRECSVSLILETDSGEEWDLRVKWFFDQYKRMTHEERELKVKKSSFSKTKHARIDNIEVFNKFIDRIIPYHAAPFFIFDGEEIKDIILRQNSNEMKEAIQKITGMEAYKQLLDDLKSLKASLENKLARAVSKSALSNIKLEKDKLDTTIKDLEEKRDNYLNEKRKIDSLIKEARNQRNNKISLNSKSREVFIQRQSRLTTELELATKELNNFLNNNMIYILLGQKISKLKKQLKYENEISHKRILQNASLEPYRNFISQLLSKSITPPLSEDQIKQIKKLGEDVWIRENHIRYAIPEDFTEVHDLTNSEYNYLMNLPIKNKLELTNLINKIEKSQQELISLETEIRNAPEAVNIDKENEKIDVLVKKVGVIDNRLKIVNSKHRTAVEERSNLMNKASRLSSQDENLEEVQTQLENVSKTINSMSQYISEVVDMKAAFIKEQFAFMLKKLFRKQDEFGKIEFDVDTYTIRLFNDRMQEISVHERSAGEMQMISSALIWALTKASDLSLPMVIDTPLGRLDSYHRNHLINHYYKELSDQVIILSTDTEITEEYVALMEENSYKQYMLDYNESKKYTIVRDGYFEFVRR; encoded by the coding sequence ATGTTAATAAAAAAACTTATATTTGATAGTTATAAGACATACTACGGTCACCAAGAAATTGACCTCTATATTCCAAAGGATGTCCGTGAGCAAGAAGGGAAAAATATTATTCTCCTTGGCGGACTTAATGGTGCCGGTAAGACTACGATACTGAAAGCAATCCTTTATGTTTTGTTTGGTAAAAGAGGCTTAAGTGATACTGAATATAAACGATTATTTTCCAATGTAATTAATAATACATTTTTCAGTGAAGGTGGCCGAGAGTGCTCTGTTTCTCTAATTTTAGAGACGGATTCTGGGGAAGAATGGGATCTTCGTGTTAAATGGTTTTTTGACCAATATAAGCGAATGACACATGAGGAGCGAGAACTTAAAGTTAAAAAATCCTCATTTAGTAAAACAAAACATGCAAGGATCGATAATATCGAAGTATTCAATAAGTTCATTGATCGGATTATTCCTTATCATGCTGCTCCTTTCTTCATCTTTGATGGTGAGGAAATAAAAGATATTATACTTCGTCAAAATAGCAACGAAATGAAGGAAGCAATTCAAAAAATAACTGGTATGGAAGCTTACAAACAGTTACTAGATGATCTCAAATCCTTAAAAGCTTCATTAGAGAATAAATTAGCAAGAGCAGTAAGCAAGTCTGCATTGAGTAACATTAAACTCGAAAAAGATAAATTAGATACAACAATTAAAGACTTAGAAGAAAAAAGAGATAATTATTTAAATGAAAAAAGGAAAATAGACAGTCTTATTAAGGAAGCCAGGAACCAGCGGAATAATAAAATATCACTAAACTCTAAATCTCGTGAAGTGTTTATTCAAAGACAATCCAGACTGACTACTGAACTTGAGTTAGCAACTAAGGAACTTAACAATTTCCTAAATAACAACATGATTTATATTTTATTAGGTCAAAAAATTAGCAAACTAAAGAAGCAGTTAAAGTACGAAAATGAAATAAGCCATAAACGTATTTTGCAAAATGCTTCTTTAGAGCCTTATCGTAACTTTATAAGTCAACTTCTCAGCAAGAGTATTACTCCTCCCCTTTCAGAGGATCAAATTAAACAAATTAAGAAATTGGGAGAAGATGTTTGGATTAGAGAGAACCATATTAGGTATGCAATTCCTGAGGATTTCACAGAAGTTCATGATTTAACAAATAGTGAGTACAATTATTTAATGAATTTGCCAATCAAGAATAAACTTGAACTAACTAATCTCATCAATAAGATAGAAAAATCACAGCAAGAATTGATTTCCCTTGAGACTGAAATCAGAAATGCGCCGGAAGCTGTTAATATTGACAAGGAAAACGAAAAGATTGATGTACTGGTTAAAAAAGTTGGTGTTATAGATAACAGGCTTAAGATTGTTAATAGTAAACATAGAACTGCTGTTGAAGAGAGAAGTAATTTAATGAACAAAGCTTCTCGCCTCTCTAGCCAGGATGAAAATCTCGAAGAAGTTCAGACTCAATTAGAGAATGTTTCCAAAACAATTAATTCAATGAGCCAATATATCTCTGAAGTAGTTGATATGAAGGCAGCCTTTATTAAAGAGCAATTTGCCTTTATGTTGAAGAAGCTATTTAGAAAACAAGATGAATTCGGAAAGATCGAATTTGACGTTGATACCTATACCATCCGCCTCTTTAACGATCGAATGCAGGAGATCAGTGTTCATGAACGATCAGCTGGTGAAATGCAAATGATTTCATCAGCGTTAATATGGGCATTAACTAAAGCTTCTGACTTGTCCTTGCCGATGGTTATTGATACTCCATTAGGCCGCCTGGATAGTTATCATAGGAATCACTTGATCAACCATTATTATAAAGAACTAAGCGACCAAGTGATCATCTTATCAACAGATACGGAAATAACTGAAGAGTATGTAGCCTTAATGGAGGAAAACTCATACAAGCAATACATGCTAGACTATAATGAATCTAAAAAATACACCATTGTGCGTGATGGATATTTTGAATTTGTAAGAAGGTGA
- a CDS encoding DNA modification system-associated small protein, whose amino-acid sequence MKEITRRETELLARICNENGIPLKLARDLIKTAESYSYKNVSAGERNKEYLDLIKYNFKNES is encoded by the coding sequence ATGAAAGAAATTACAAGAAGAGAAACTGAGCTTCTAGCAAGAATCTGCAATGAAAATGGTATTCCCTTAAAGCTAGCGAGAGATCTTATTAAAACTGCTGAATCCTATTCTTATAAAAATGTTTCAGCTGGAGAGAGAAATAAGGAATACTTGGACTTGATAAAGTACAATTTTAAAAATGAATCATAA
- a CDS encoding HNH endonuclease: protein MSWNLKIGEIQQSYITDEDIWIALNNFFFRSNVTMSYKFGLLKSFLENLYMVNEKLELNYDHLFYSFTKIYWNLVIHHSLWQSSSKTQKSSIQKIIEEFAKSYSIPQDLTFDKLPSNAQIEIVKKIKKAGKRYVIGAFYSDTGKFFYEFDLKLEYLRFNIPVYKFIQRHQRIITYMTNYHLALFLERNNQIPNINYLLNKVENVSKRESLNHFLTILYQYEEKICFYCGKPLNVAKNNLIHVDHFIPWSFIQSDNLWNLVLSCQTCNLKKNDKLAEEVYLNNILGRNEDLAFKLKEDNQPHFEFYNQEKLIDLYKFSNLNGISEVWSPYM, encoded by the coding sequence TTGAGTTGGAATTTAAAGATTGGGGAAATACAACAAAGTTATATAACCGATGAGGATATTTGGATTGCCCTTAATAACTTCTTTTTTCGGTCAAATGTAACAATGTCCTACAAATTTGGTCTATTAAAGTCATTCTTGGAAAATTTGTATATGGTTAATGAAAAGTTAGAATTAAATTATGATCATTTATTTTATTCATTTACTAAAATATATTGGAATCTTGTTATTCACCATTCACTATGGCAATCGTCAAGTAAAACACAAAAATCTAGTATTCAAAAGATCATAGAAGAATTTGCGAAATCTTACTCAATACCTCAAGATCTTACTTTTGATAAACTGCCGTCTAATGCTCAAATAGAAATTGTGAAAAAAATTAAAAAAGCAGGAAAGAGATACGTGATAGGAGCCTTTTACTCTGATACAGGGAAGTTTTTTTATGAGTTTGATCTTAAACTAGAGTATCTTCGTTTCAATATACCGGTCTATAAATTTATTCAAAGGCATCAAAGGATAATCACATACATGACCAATTATCACCTAGCTCTTTTTTTAGAAAGAAACAATCAAATACCTAATATTAACTATTTACTTAATAAAGTGGAGAACGTCTCCAAAAGAGAGTCATTAAACCACTTTTTAACCATCCTATATCAATATGAAGAAAAAATTTGTTTTTATTGTGGTAAACCTCTTAATGTTGCTAAGAACAATTTGATCCATGTTGACCATTTCATTCCTTGGAGTTTTATACAAAGCGATAACCTTTGGAACTTGGTTTTGTCTTGCCAAACATGTAACTTAAAAAAGAACGATAAACTTGCAGAGGAAGTTTATCTCAATAATATACTGGGCCGTAACGAGGATTTAGCTTTTAAATTAAAGGAAGATAATCAACCTCATTTTGAATTTTATAATCAAGAAAAATTGATAGATTTATACAAGTTTTCAAATTTAAATGGGATATCTGAAGTTTGGAGTCCGTATATGTGA
- a CDS encoding MrcB family domain-containing protein produces MQSNLRASLLKVMNEYLQAKREPFGGHPLGTFVRNDVPAEFTRLPIVPPTDYVVTGSVGQGVWAHVPWFAIMNRSVTVSTQRGYYIVYLFSENMSRVYLTLAQGVTETSREAMYKIKEEIRESVPLSSKVRKDDDLYLGNSPRAKAYAQSTALYIPYEYENMPDESELVADLEEMINIYENFILIKNGSVPSRYEGDIMSENPHDVTREKFEYLSYNDLVSHIYSFIKGKGFYYEKDEIINLFLTLKTKPFVIISGISGTGKTKIVQWFAESVGATEKNGQFSLIPIRPDWNDGSDLLGYVDIKGEFKEGPLTKVIKNAHQNPELPYFVLMDEMNLARVEYYFSDILSVMESRKWENGEVVSSTLLSSDVYGEDLTLPNNLYIIGTVNMDETTHPFSKKVLDRANTIEFNRVHLGNLAFLTELEEVEPKVIGEDRFASKYLHLKDVYKDNKEIVIRATDELVRINESLQLINAHVGYRVRDEICFYLAYNEESSLMKFEPAFDHCILQKILPRIAGSDTRVEQLLRGLFSLFANQEYEEDCQIDIQNAKYPRSAAKVAEMLGRLRNDGFTSFWIS; encoded by the coding sequence ATGCAAAGTAATTTAAGAGCAAGCTTATTAAAAGTAATGAATGAGTACTTGCAAGCAAAAAGAGAGCCTTTTGGAGGTCATCCACTCGGAACGTTTGTAAGGAATGACGTACCAGCGGAGTTTACTCGATTACCTATTGTACCTCCAACTGACTATGTTGTCACTGGCTCTGTAGGACAGGGTGTATGGGCTCATGTACCTTGGTTTGCAATAATGAATAGATCTGTCACAGTGTCAACCCAAAGAGGCTACTATATTGTTTACCTCTTCAGTGAGAATATGAGTAGGGTATATCTAACTCTAGCTCAGGGAGTTACCGAAACTTCACGAGAGGCCATGTATAAAATAAAAGAAGAAATACGTGAATCTGTTCCTCTTTCCAGCAAAGTAAGGAAGGATGATGATCTTTATTTAGGTAATAGTCCAAGGGCAAAGGCTTACGCGCAATCTACTGCGCTTTATATTCCTTATGAATATGAAAACATGCCGGATGAGAGTGAACTAGTGGCAGACCTAGAAGAAATGATTAATATTTACGAGAACTTTATTTTGATTAAGAATGGCAGTGTGCCTTCTAGGTATGAGGGAGATATTATGAGTGAAAATCCACATGATGTAACTAGAGAAAAATTCGAATACCTCTCGTACAATGATTTAGTTTCTCATATTTATTCTTTTATTAAGGGAAAAGGTTTTTATTACGAAAAGGACGAAATCATTAATCTCTTCTTAACCCTAAAAACAAAACCTTTCGTGATCATCTCAGGTATTTCCGGAACAGGTAAAACCAAAATTGTTCAATGGTTTGCTGAAAGTGTAGGAGCGACTGAAAAAAATGGTCAATTTAGTTTAATCCCGATACGTCCAGATTGGAATGATGGTTCTGATTTATTGGGTTATGTTGATATCAAAGGTGAGTTTAAAGAAGGTCCTTTAACGAAGGTGATCAAGAACGCCCACCAGAATCCTGAGTTACCTTATTTTGTTCTAATGGATGAGATGAACCTGGCGCGTGTGGAGTATTATTTTAGTGATATTTTAAGCGTGATGGAAAGCCGTAAGTGGGAGAATGGGGAGGTTGTTTCTTCTACTCTCCTCTCAAGTGATGTGTATGGGGAGGATCTTACACTTCCAAACAATCTTTATATTATCGGTACTGTTAATATGGATGAAACGACGCATCCATTCAGCAAAAAGGTATTGGATCGGGCAAATACGATTGAGTTTAATCGTGTTCATCTTGGTAACCTGGCCTTTTTAACTGAGCTTGAAGAAGTGGAGCCGAAGGTCATTGGTGAGGATCGTTTTGCTTCTAAGTATCTTCATTTGAAAGATGTATATAAAGATAATAAAGAAATTGTGATCAGGGCAACGGATGAACTGGTTAGGATTAATGAATCGCTCCAGTTGATTAATGCACATGTGGGTTACCGCGTCCGGGATGAGATTTGTTTTTATCTTGCATACAATGAAGAATCGAGTTTAATGAAGTTTGAACCGGCATTTGACCACTGCATCTTGCAGAAAATTCTCCCGCGAATTGCAGGCAGCGATACTCGAGTGGAACAATTGCTGAGGGGACTTTTTAGTCTGTTTGCGAATCAAGAGTATGAAGAAGATTGCCAAATTGACATTCAAAATGCCAAGTATCCACGAAGCGCAGCAAAGGTTGCTGAAATGCTTGGGAGGTTAAGAAACGATGGCTTTACTTCCTTCTGGATCTCGTGA
- a CDS encoding restriction endonuclease-like protein, with protein sequence MALLPSGSRDDVELVKIETEDLSLVIKGKPYHERYEGLRQYKAMDRHDVMDFTVNGDGIQEIKVYDIANQELVTPSDQRPIFFENGVYQLIVVPKDDREFTFYHEYPLIRQAVSTVPIGSHSILMGNLQFQNEVGFTSFEIRADGKEILEVTLEIFPVKLDYKKDYQKLLEEVNDEIYNLAFHFIRKTYLGARLRLEGNPSKAEFYRLISEHFHQFLQAVARIEFQPHHKLEKTYEKARGDQLRKQDSVSRNFLRKRANVFVDVSKGIAVHGRTVMPSEGLKIKKELTYDTLENRYVKWMIERIKQKLDDLMDSIVSKNRWTREKPDYDLVEKIESMSKQLKSKMSSPFWKSIGKLDRSVMSLVLQMAPGYRDAFQIYLTVSKGLMLQGKLYRMSVKDVATLYEYWTFLKLGQILSRKYKLISQDIVQVNREGLFVNLEANKTARRIFRHPVTNEEIILAYQKRETSLPTVSQIPDTMLSIEKKGKDYKYHYIFDAKYRIDYAQEDSFYQKRYKTPGPMEDDINTMHRYRDSIVTTNGGPFERTAFGAYVLFPWFDENVYEEHHFYKSIDKVNIGGLPFLPNATNMVERFVERLIDKSPEEIQKEGILPRGAHEEWQSSLDQMVLVGLVSDQESYDQFIKEAYYQIPVKQLRKGWQEAEYIALYVKNSLNTDNGVQLYAKIKDVRPYHDGTDEYMRFHAAPWSRLKQNIRPVNYGISTYVMTTLNTLKEAQELPELFMKSKEEMTIWRMLRRVSDQIRIDLDHENLDRASGISEYKIKDIKVIMDKKKREIRFIQNSVEEVISIDQLERNPSGVFKKLMEMIQQKGY encoded by the coding sequence ATGGCTTTACTTCCTTCTGGATCTCGTGATGATGTTGAATTAGTAAAAATAGAGACCGAGGATCTTTCATTAGTGATAAAGGGAAAACCTTATCATGAGCGGTATGAAGGTTTACGACAATATAAGGCTATGGACCGTCATGATGTGATGGATTTTACGGTAAATGGAGATGGCATACAAGAGATCAAGGTTTATGATATCGCCAATCAGGAGCTGGTAACTCCCTCTGATCAAAGACCAATCTTCTTTGAAAATGGGGTCTATCAGTTGATCGTCGTTCCGAAAGATGATCGGGAGTTCACTTTTTATCACGAATATCCTCTTATCAGACAAGCCGTCTCTACGGTGCCAATTGGCAGCCATTCTATTTTAATGGGGAATCTGCAGTTTCAGAATGAGGTTGGGTTTACATCGTTCGAAATTAGGGCGGATGGTAAGGAGATTCTTGAAGTCACGCTGGAGATTTTCCCTGTTAAACTCGATTATAAAAAGGATTATCAGAAGCTTTTAGAGGAAGTGAATGATGAAATCTATAACCTGGCTTTTCACTTTATTCGAAAAACGTATTTGGGTGCCAGGTTAAGGCTGGAGGGGAATCCGTCGAAAGCGGAATTTTACCGGCTGATTAGTGAGCATTTTCATCAATTTCTCCAGGCTGTTGCGAGAATTGAATTCCAACCTCATCATAAATTAGAGAAGACGTATGAAAAAGCACGTGGGGACCAGCTGAGGAAGCAAGACTCTGTTAGCAGGAATTTTTTGCGGAAGCGTGCGAACGTCTTTGTCGATGTTTCAAAAGGGATTGCTGTTCATGGCAGGACGGTGATGCCTTCTGAAGGGTTGAAAATCAAAAAAGAGCTGACATATGATACTTTGGAGAACCGCTATGTTAAGTGGATGATTGAGCGGATTAAACAAAAGCTAGATGATTTAATGGACTCTATTGTGAGTAAAAACAGGTGGACCAGAGAGAAGCCAGATTATGACTTAGTTGAGAAAATTGAATCGATGTCCAAACAGTTAAAGTCAAAGATGAGCAGTCCTTTTTGGAAATCTATTGGCAAGTTGGACCGATCGGTTATGAGTCTGGTACTGCAAATGGCACCCGGTTATCGGGACGCTTTTCAAATCTATTTAACTGTGTCAAAAGGATTGATGCTGCAGGGAAAGCTGTACCGAATGTCGGTGAAGGATGTTGCCACTCTCTATGAATATTGGACTTTCTTGAAGCTCGGACAGATTCTTAGCCGTAAGTATAAGCTTATTAGCCAGGATATAGTTCAAGTTAATAGGGAAGGGCTGTTTGTAAATCTGGAAGCAAATAAAACGGCAAGAAGAATATTCAGGCACCCTGTAACAAATGAAGAAATCATTTTAGCGTACCAAAAACGGGAGACTAGCTTGCCGACTGTATCGCAAATACCTGATACGATGCTGAGCATTGAGAAGAAGGGAAAGGATTACAAGTACCATTATATTTTTGATGCTAAGTATCGAATTGATTATGCTCAGGAAGACAGCTTTTATCAGAAACGATATAAGACACCCGGTCCCATGGAAGATGATATTAATACAATGCACCGCTATCGTGATTCGATTGTTACGACAAATGGGGGTCCATTTGAGAGAACCGCTTTTGGAGCTTATGTGTTATTCCCATGGTTTGATGAAAACGTCTATGAAGAGCACCATTTTTACAAGAGTATTGATAAAGTGAATATAGGTGGGCTGCCTTTTCTTCCGAATGCCACGAATATGGTTGAACGTTTTGTAGAAAGATTGATCGATAAGAGCCCAGAGGAGATTCAAAAGGAAGGGATCCTGCCAAGGGGTGCGCATGAAGAATGGCAGTCGAGCCTGGATCAAATGGTGTTGGTAGGGCTGGTTTCCGATCAAGAGAGTTATGATCAATTCATCAAAGAAGCCTATTATCAAATTCCTGTAAAGCAATTAAGGAAAGGTTGGCAGGAAGCTGAGTATATAGCCTTGTATGTTAAAAACAGCTTAAATACTGATAATGGCGTTCAGCTTTATGCGAAGATTAAAGATGTTAGGCCTTATCATGATGGAACAGACGAATATATGCGTTTTCATGCAGCACCCTGGTCTAGGCTGAAGCAGAACATTAGGCCCGTTAATTACGGCATATCAACCTATGTGATGACGACCTTAAATACTCTAAAGGAAGCGCAGGAACTTCCTGAATTATTCATGAAGTCCAAGGAAGAGATGACCATTTGGCGTATGCTTAGGAGGGTCTCTGATCAAATTAGGATTGACCTGGATCATGAGAATCTAGACCGGGCTTCTGGAATTTCAGAGTATAAGATTAAGGATATCAAAGTGATCATGGATAAGAAGAAGAGGGAAATCCGGTTTATTCAAAATAGTGTAGAAGAAGTAATTTCGATTGATCAATTGGAGAGAAATCCTTCAGGGGTTTTTAAGAAGTTGATGGAGATGATTCAACAAAAGGGTTATTGA
- a CDS encoding nucleoside triphosphate pyrophosphohydrolase: MASFTQEKFDLPGNLRGRSIHLNVIPTVSNLKNVIDKLIVVDGDVSQLKQWEKRSYAAYQISKIKREVMNAPTKERRTNLVKQHILNQDPNALGVSCIDIYLVAYVAENVKPGKQAFIEYVMQQGITDKPNSAQAIWQVGKGDGTYLGVLNEDGSVRDWDFFRKWINGLSIGKSKVYNKLVRDRIPEIIHQSGKSFNIRTLSHEEYIKELRNKAFEEMNEYAQSASNQEAAEELADLLEVMHSIAKVHGYTFDQIDEIRKRKAEERGGFRERIYLIDVEE; encoded by the coding sequence ATGGCATCTTTTACTCAGGAAAAATTTGATTTGCCAGGAAACTTAAGAGGCAGAAGTATTCATCTAAATGTTATTCCAACTGTGTCCAATTTGAAAAATGTCATTGATAAATTGATTGTAGTTGATGGGGATGTAAGTCAATTAAAGCAGTGGGAAAAGAGGAGTTATGCAGCTTATCAGATTAGTAAAATCAAAAGAGAAGTGATGAATGCACCGACAAAGGAGCGCAGAACGAATCTTGTAAAACAGCATATTTTAAATCAGGATCCCAATGCTTTAGGTGTTAGCTGTATTGATATTTATTTAGTTGCCTACGTTGCAGAGAACGTTAAGCCGGGAAAGCAAGCATTTATTGAATATGTGATGCAGCAAGGGATTACAGATAAACCTAATTCGGCACAGGCAATTTGGCAGGTTGGGAAAGGGGATGGAACCTATCTTGGAGTTTTAAATGAAGATGGTTCTGTCCGGGATTGGGATTTTTTCAGGAAGTGGATTAATGGTTTAAGTATTGGCAAGTCAAAGGTATATAACAAGCTAGTCCGAGACCGAATACCTGAAATCATTCATCAATCAGGTAAATCATTTAACATTAGAACACTATCACATGAGGAATACATAAAAGAACTGAGAAATAAAGCATTTGAGGAGATGAATGAGTACGCACAGAGTGCCAGCAATCAAGAAGCAGCTGAAGAACTGGCGGACTTGCTAGAAGTTATGCATTCAATAGCAAAAGTCCATGGTTATACATTTGATCAGATTGATGAAATACGCAAAAGAAAAGCTGAGGAGAGAGGCGGGTTTAGGGAAAGGATTTATTTGATTGATGTAGAAGAATAG
- a CDS encoding LVIVD repeat-containing protein, whose translation MFKLSSKVLAGTLAITLAGTSLAWACEDGQKSYIEAGVSTFGGIPLVKGSKNFMNLQETAAVPLKELKGSSVTTADVFAHKGYAYLGTHRGKMTNEGVRIFDMKDPANPKEVAVIGNDIPGTWQEKVIVRSVSTPSFKGDIAAISVQRVDKERYGYEGETSPNGGVVLYDVTNPASPKKLGFWKTPSNLPTGTHEFWLTEQNNRLILLATNYQAKRYKEQGVEVHDFSIVDVTDPTQPKELSNWDPTEVGGAFDGNYTYKDETGASRTAFLHSVIADETGKYAYLSYWDLGTIILNIEDPANPKFVGRTKFERDVQGAAHSAALAHGGNILIETREVFNPDPHDPAFERGWGYVRVYDIKDKSNPVLLSTFRTLNSAVQIKAGERQPGTYTVHDPKVRGNTLYLSHYSDGIRMVDLTDPSNPVEVGSYVSDKANVWGVFVDRNYILASDMGQGLKVLQKKGTGLR comes from the coding sequence ATGTTTAAATTATCTTCAAAGGTTCTTGCCGGAACTCTGGCCATCACTCTAGCAGGAACAAGTCTTGCCTGGGCCTGTGAGGATGGGCAAAAAAGTTACATTGAAGCTGGAGTTTCCACATTTGGCGGAATTCCTCTTGTGAAGGGCTCAAAAAACTTCATGAATCTGCAGGAAACTGCTGCAGTACCTTTAAAAGAGTTGAAGGGATCGTCAGTGACCACTGCTGATGTTTTTGCCCATAAAGGATATGCCTATCTGGGAACTCACAGAGGGAAGATGACAAACGAGGGAGTCCGAATTTTTGACATGAAGGACCCGGCAAATCCTAAGGAAGTAGCCGTCATCGGAAATGATATTCCAGGAACATGGCAAGAAAAAGTCATTGTCCGCTCTGTCAGTACTCCTTCTTTTAAAGGGGATATAGCTGCCATCAGTGTTCAACGAGTTGATAAGGAACGATATGGCTATGAAGGTGAAACGTCTCCTAATGGCGGAGTTGTACTTTATGATGTCACAAATCCTGCGTCACCTAAGAAATTAGGTTTTTGGAAAACTCCTTCCAACCTGCCAACTGGCACGCATGAATTCTGGTTGACGGAGCAAAACAACCGTTTGATCCTGCTGGCAACTAACTATCAAGCAAAAAGATATAAGGAACAGGGAGTAGAAGTGCATGACTTCTCCATTGTCGATGTCACGGATCCAACCCAGCCAAAAGAGTTGTCCAATTGGGATCCAACAGAGGTAGGCGGTGCTTTTGATGGCAATTATACATACAAGGATGAGACGGGAGCGTCAAGGACTGCATTCCTTCACAGTGTAATTGCGGACGAGACGGGTAAGTATGCATATCTGTCTTATTGGGATCTGGGAACAATCATCTTAAATATTGAAGATCCGGCAAACCCGAAATTCGTAGGCCGTACTAAATTTGAGCGTGATGTTCAGGGAGCTGCCCATTCAGCTGCACTTGCTCATGGAGGAAATATTCTCATCGAAACAAGGGAAGTATTTAATCCTGATCCACATGATCCAGCATTCGAAAGAGGATGGGGCTATGTCCGAGTCTATGACATTAAGGATAAAAGCAACCCGGTGTTGCTGAGCACATTCCGTACATTGAATTCAGCGGTTCAGATTAAAGCAGGCGAAAGACAGCCTGGAACCTATACAGTACACGATCCAAAAGTCAGAGGAAATACTCTTTATCTGTCCCATTACTCAGACGGTATTCGAATGGTCGACCTTACCGATCCTAGCAATCCAGTAGAAGTCGGTTCTTATGTATCTGATAAAGCAAACGTTTGGGGAGTATTTGTGGACCGTAATTATATCCTTGCTTCAGATATGGGCCAAGGGTTGAAGGTACTTCAGAAGAAAGGAACAGGGTTAAGATAA